The Thermotoga maritima MSB8 region TTTCTTTCGTTTCTTCGACCACTTCCTCAGGTGCCTTTTCGACAAAGTCTTTGTTTGCGAGTTTCTTCTCCAGACGATCTATTTCTTTCTGGATCTTCTCCATGATCTGTTTCAATCTCTCTTTTTCCTTTTCGAAATCTATGAGCCCTCCAAGGTCCACATAGGCCTCTATTTCCTCTTCAACGTAGGCTGTTGCAGTCTTCGGCGGTTTTTCGTTCACGAAACTGACTTCTTCTATGTTTCCGAGAGTCTTGAGAAGGAGCTCTTCTTCTTCCGTGACTTCGTAGCCCTTGATGTACACCTTCACTCTCTGAGACTGCGGCAGATTCATCTCGGCTCTCACGTTCCTGACGCCGCGCACCATGTTCATGAGCCTGGTGAATTCCTTCTCCGCGGTTTCATCGATGAGTTCTCTTTCGATCTCTGGCCACTTCGCAATCGTTATGGATTCACCGGCCACGGGGAGTTTCTGCCAGAGCTCTTCTGTGAGGAACGGCATGAACGGGTGAAGGAGTCTCAAGGACGCATCCAGCACCTTCACAAGCACCGTCTGAACAAGGTTCCTCTCTTCAGTCTTCAACCTCGGCTTTGAAGCCTCTATGTACCAATCACAGAAATCATCCCAGAAGAAGTTGTAAATGGTCCTTGCTGCAATGTTGAAATCGTAGTTCTCGAGAGCGTTTGTGACCTCTTCCACCGTTTTGTTGAGTCTCGTGAGAATCCATTTGTCAACCGTCTTGAGGTTTTCGAGAGGTACCTCTTTGTAATCTTCAAGGTTCATCAAAACAAACCTCGTGGCGTTCCATATCTTGTTCGCGAACTTCTTGTAGGCGTCGAAGTACCTCGGATCGAGTTTTATGTCCCTTCCCTGAGCGGCGAGTATTGCGAGGGTGAACCTCATCGGATCGGCACCGTACTCGTCTATCACCTCGAGAGGATCGATGCCGTTTCCGAGGGATTTGCTCATCTTCCTTCCGTATTTGTCCCTGACGAGCTGGTGAATGTAGACATGGCTGAAAGGTTTGTCGTTCATGAACTCGTATCCCATCATGATCATTCTCGCGACCCAGAAGAAGATTATGTCAAAGCCTGTGACGAGAAGGTCTGTTGGATAGTACCTCTTTAGGTCTTCGGTTTCTTCGGGCCAACCGAGAGTCGAAAACGGCCAGAGTGCAGAGGAGAACCAGGTGTCGAGCACGTCTTCGTCCTGTTTCAGATTCGTGGAGCCGCACTTTTCACACTTTTCCACGTCTTCTTCGGAGACGTTCAGATGGCCGCAGTCCTGACAGTACCAGACGGGAATCCTGTGGCCCCACCAGAGCTGTCTGGAGATACACCAGTCCCTGATTTCGTACATCCAGTTCAGATAGACCTTCGTCCATCTCTCCGGGAAGAACCTTATCTCTCCATTTTCTACGGCCTCAATAGCTCTTTTGGCAAGCGGTTTTGTGGAAACGAACCACTGGTCGGAAAGCTTCGGTTCTATCACCGTGTCACATCTGTAGCAGTGCCCAACAGAATGAGTGTAATCCTCTATCTTGACGAGAAAGCCCTGTTCTTCAAGATCCTTCACTATTTTCTCTCTCGCCTCGTACCTGTCCAGTCCTTTGTATTTTCCACCGTTTTCGTTTATCCTCGCGTTGTCATCGAAGATTTCTATCATTGGAAGGTTGTGTCTTTGAGCTATGAGATAGTCGTTCGGGTCGTGCGCAGGGGTTACCTTCACCGCACCCGTTCCGAACTTCGGGTCAACGTACTTGTCCGCGACAACGGGTATTTCTCTTCCAACGAGCGGAAGAATGAGCGTCTTACCGACGAAGTTTTTGTACCTTTCATCCTCCGGGTGAACGGCGACGGCCGTGTCACCGAGCATCGTCTCGGGTCTTGTGGTTGCCACAACGATGTACTCATCGGAATCTTTGACGGGATACTTCACGTAGTAGAGTTTGGACTTGTGTTCCTTGTGTTCGACTTCCTCGTCCGAGAGCACCGTTTTACACCTTGGACACCAGTTCACTATGTACTTTCCTCTGTATATCAGACCCTTCCTGTAGAGCTCAACAAACACCTTCCTTACGGCTCTGCTAAGCCCCTCGTCCAGTGTGAACCTCTCCCTTGTCCAGTCCACCGAGGCTCCAAGAGCCTTTATCTGTTCTCTTATTTCCCTCCTGTATTTGTTAGCCCACTCCCAGGTGATCTCAAGGAACTTTTCTCTTCCGATTTCCTCCCTCGTCTTTCCCTGTGTTTGAAGAAGGAACTTTTCCACCGCGTTCTGCGTAGCGATACCCGCGTGGTCTTCTCCGGGTACCCAGAGGACATCGTACCCTTTCATTCTCTTGTATCTGACCACGATATCCTGGAGAGTTATGTTCAGAGCGTGCCCCATGTGGATCCTTCCGGTGATGTTTGGAGGCGGTATCACAATGGAGAATTTCTCTCCGACACCTTTCGGTGTGAAGTAGCCTTTTTCTTCCCAGTATCTGTACCATTTGGTCTCTATCTCAGCTGGATTGTATCTCGTCGAGAGTTCTGCCACTCTCAGCACCTCCTTTTCCTGTGATATTTTATCAGAAACCGAGGATCGCTCCGATCACTCCACACCCAAAAATGATGAAAAGAGGGTGCACCTTGAAGAAAGAACACACAAAAGCGGCAGCAGAAAGCAGGATCAACACAGGATTCTGAACGGAACTGAGAAGCGAAAGGAGCGTCACGATCAAAAGGGTTGTGGTGGCCCCTTCGAGCGCTTTCATCAACCTCACTCTCTGAAGCTTCACGTATTTTCTGAGGAAAATAGCAGTGGTGATAACCAGAATGGGAGCCCCAAGGAAAGCGAGTGTGTTCAACACAGCACCTATCAGACCAAAGAATTTGTATCCCGTGTAAGTTGCCAGGTTTATCGCAACGGGACCTGGAGTCATTTGAGCGATCGAAACCGCCTGAGAGAACTCCTCAGGAGAGAGAAAGCCACCGGTGACGAGTTCGTTCTTGAGTATTCCAACGATCGCCCATCCACCGCCAAAAGAAAGAAAACCGATCTTCAGAAAAATGAAGGCGAGTTTCAGCAAGGTTCATACCTCCTTCAGATACAGAAGCAGAACGAGCAAAATGACCACCGGAATCACGAGGGATCCATTGAGAAGCAGAACGAAAACCGCTACTCCTATCATAATGGCTCTGTAGAGATTCCAGCGCTGGTTTCTCACAAGCCGGTACAGAACACTCCCTACAAGTCCGATTATGGAAGCGTAAGCACCTCTCAGAAAACTCCGAACGTAGCTGATTCCTGAAAGAGTGCGTATCACTTCCGCAACCGCAACTATGGCGAAAAACGGTGGTAGCACAACGGCCAATCCAGAGGCGATCGCACCGTAGATACCTGCGAGTCTCCTTCCCACAAGCACCGCAGTGTTGAAGGCGATAGGACCCGGTACCACCTGAGCTGTGCTCATGATACGAAAGAATTCTTTCTCCGTCAAAAGACCGGATCTTTCCAGTTCCCATTTCATCACAGGAATCATGGCGTATCCTCCACCTATGGTGAGGGCGGAGATCCTCAAGAAAAGGAAGAACAGTCTTCCAATCAAATTCGATCCCTCCTGAACTTCGATTTTAGAACTTTTTCCTTCAACACAAATTTCCATTGAGTTAAATCTGAATATGATTTAATAGTATCAAAAGAAACCGGGAGGGATCGAGTTGGTACTCGTCGTGGATTACGGCTCTCAGTATTCCAGACTCATAACGAGAAGGATCAGAGAAAACGAGGTCTATTCCGAAGTGGTTTTCCCCGATGACAAGGTGGACCTTTCAAAAGTAGACGCCGTGATCCTCTCCGGTGGTCCAAGAAGCGTTTATGAAGAGGACGCCCCAAAGCTTCCAGAGTGGTTCCAAGAATACAAAGGCCCAGTACTCGCTATTTGTTATGGAATGCAGCTGATCGTGAAAGAACTAGGAGGAGAGGTCAGGAGAGGACGAGGGGAGTACGGAAGAACCCTCGTGGAGCTCTCGAGGGATCCGATATTCGAAGGAATTCCGGAGAAGGTTCACGTCTGGATGAGCCACGGCGATGAGGTGGTTAGGCTTCCGGAAGGGTTCCACCCGATCGCTGTGTCCGAAACGGGTGTGATCGCCGCTGCCACAGATGGAAAAAGGTTCTGGCTGCTCCAGTTCCACCCGGAAGTGCACCACACCGAGTACGGTGATCGTATGATTTCCAACTTCCTCTTCAATGTGTGTAAGCTTGAGAAAAACTGGAAGATAGGAGACCTCGTGGAAGAGAAAATAAGACACATCAAAGAGACCATAGGGAACAAAAAAGCGATCCTCGCGCTTTCTGGAGGGGTAGATTCTTCCGTTGCAGCGGTCCTCGTGCACAGAGCGATAGGAAAGAACCTCGTGTGTGTCTTCGTGGACCACGGCCTTCTCAGAAAGAACGAGCGAGAAGAAGTGGAGAGAGTCTTCAAGGAACACTTCGACATGAATCTGGTTGTTGTGGATGCCAGGAAGAGATTTCTCGAAAAACTCAGAGGAGTCACGGATCCGGAGAAGAAGAGGAAGATCATAGGAGAAGAATTCATACGAGTGTTCGAAGAGGAAGCGAAAAAACACGATGTGGAATTTCTTGTTCAGGGAACGATCTATTCAGACGTCATAGAAAGCGCCGCATCCGGAAAGACGACTGCGAAGATAAAGAGCCACCACAACGTGGGCGGTCTTCCAGAGAAGATGAACCTGAAACTGGTAGAACCCCTCAGAGACCTCTTCAAAGACGAGGTGAGAAAAGTAGGAAAGTATCTCGGCATACCGGACAGGATCATAAACAGGCATCCGTTCCCTGGCCCTGGACTCGCCGTGAGGGTGCTGGGAGAGGTCACGGAAGAAAAGCTCGAAATCCTGAGAGAAGCGGACTACATATTCATAGAAACTCTCAGAAAGCATGACTACTACGATAAAGTGTGGCAGGCGTTTGCGGTTCTTCTTCCTATAAAAAGCGTAGGCGTGAAGGGTGACGCGAGGGCGTATGAGTACGTGGTGGCGCTTCGAGCCGTGAACAGCGTGGAGGGGATGACCGCAGACTGGTCCAGAATTCCGCATGATATACTGGACGAGGCAGCAAGAAGGATCACAAGAGAAGTGAAAGGTGTCGGCAGAGTGGTCTACGATATAACTTCAAAACCGCCTGCAACCATAGAGTGGGAGTGAGAACTTGGAAGAACTGCTGAAAGAACTCGAAAGGATACGAGAAGAAGCAAAACCGCTCGTTGAACAGCGGTTCGAAGAGTTCAAAAGATTGGGCGAAGAAGGAACAGAAGAGGATCTCTTCTGTGAACTCTCTTTCTGTGTTCTCACAGCCAACTGGAGTGCGGAAGGTGGAATTAGAGCGCAGAAAGAAATCGGAAAGGGTTTTGTGCATCTTCCCCTTGAGGAACTCGCGGAAAAACTGAGAGAGGTTGGACACAGGTATCCTCAAAAGAGAGCCGAGTTCATAGTAGAAAACAGAAAACTGCTGGGAAAGTTGAAGAACCTTGTGAAGGGTGATCCTTTTCAATCCAGAGAGTTCCTAGTAAGAAACGCAAAGGGGATCGGCTGGAAAGAGGCGAGCCACTTTCTCAGAAACACCGGTGTGGAAGACCTCGCCATTTTGGATAAACACGTTCTGAGACTCATGAAAAGACACGGCCTGATTCAGGAGATACCAAAAGGATGGAGTAAGAAAAGATATCTCTACGTGGAA contains the following coding sequences:
- a CDS encoding valine--tRNA ligase, translated to MAELSTRYNPAEIETKWYRYWEEKGYFTPKGVGEKFSIVIPPPNITGRIHMGHALNITLQDIVVRYKRMKGYDVLWVPGEDHAGIATQNAVEKFLLQTQGKTREEIGREKFLEITWEWANKYRREIREQIKALGASVDWTRERFTLDEGLSRAVRKVFVELYRKGLIYRGKYIVNWCPRCKTVLSDEEVEHKEHKSKLYYVKYPVKDSDEYIVVATTRPETMLGDTAVAVHPEDERYKNFVGKTLILPLVGREIPVVADKYVDPKFGTGAVKVTPAHDPNDYLIAQRHNLPMIEIFDDNARINENGGKYKGLDRYEAREKIVKDLEEQGFLVKIEDYTHSVGHCYRCDTVIEPKLSDQWFVSTKPLAKRAIEAVENGEIRFFPERWTKVYLNWMYEIRDWCISRQLWWGHRIPVWYCQDCGHLNVSEEDVEKCEKCGSTNLKQDEDVLDTWFSSALWPFSTLGWPEETEDLKRYYPTDLLVTGFDIIFFWVARMIMMGYEFMNDKPFSHVYIHQLVRDKYGRKMSKSLGNGIDPLEVIDEYGADPMRFTLAILAAQGRDIKLDPRYFDAYKKFANKIWNATRFVLMNLEDYKEVPLENLKTVDKWILTRLNKTVEEVTNALENYDFNIAARTIYNFFWDDFCDWYIEASKPRLKTEERNLVQTVLVKVLDASLRLLHPFMPFLTEELWQKLPVAGESITIAKWPEIERELIDETAEKEFTRLMNMVRGVRNVRAEMNLPQSQRVKVYIKGYEVTEEEELLLKTLGNIEEVSFVNEKPPKTATAYVEEEIEAYVDLGGLIDFEKEKERLKQIMEKIQKEIDRLEKKLANKDFVEKAPEEVVEETKEKLNTNRERLARLESILRDLE
- a CDS encoding chromate transporter; the encoded protein is MLKLAFIFLKIGFLSFGGGWAIVGILKNELVTGGFLSPEEFSQAVSIAQMTPGPVAINLATYTGYKFFGLIGAVLNTLAFLGAPILVITTAIFLRKYVKLQRVRLMKALEGATTTLLIVTLLSLLSSVQNPVLILLSAAAFVCSFFKVHPLFIIFGCGVIGAILGF
- a CDS encoding chromate transporter, with translation MIGRLFFLFLRISALTIGGGYAMIPVMKWELERSGLLTEKEFFRIMSTAQVVPGPIAFNTAVLVGRRLAGIYGAIASGLAVVLPPFFAIVAVAEVIRTLSGISYVRSFLRGAYASIIGLVGSVLYRLVRNQRWNLYRAIMIGVAVFVLLLNGSLVIPVVILLVLLLYLKEV
- the guaA gene encoding glutamine-hydrolyzing GMP synthase, translating into MVLVVDYGSQYSRLITRRIRENEVYSEVVFPDDKVDLSKVDAVILSGGPRSVYEEDAPKLPEWFQEYKGPVLAICYGMQLIVKELGGEVRRGRGEYGRTLVELSRDPIFEGIPEKVHVWMSHGDEVVRLPEGFHPIAVSETGVIAAATDGKRFWLLQFHPEVHHTEYGDRMISNFLFNVCKLEKNWKIGDLVEEKIRHIKETIGNKKAILALSGGVDSSVAAVLVHRAIGKNLVCVFVDHGLLRKNEREEVERVFKEHFDMNLVVVDARKRFLEKLRGVTDPEKKRKIIGEEFIRVFEEEAKKHDVEFLVQGTIYSDVIESAASGKTTAKIKSHHNVGGLPEKMNLKLVEPLRDLFKDEVRKVGKYLGIPDRIINRHPFPGPGLAVRVLGEVTEEKLEILREADYIFIETLRKHDYYDKVWQAFAVLLPIKSVGVKGDARAYEYVVALRAVNSVEGMTADWSRIPHDILDEAARRITREVKGVGRVVYDITSKPPATIEWE
- a CDS encoding N-glycosylase/DNA lyase translates to MEELLKELERIREEAKPLVEQRFEEFKRLGEEGTEEDLFCELSFCVLTANWSAEGGIRAQKEIGKGFVHLPLEELAEKLREVGHRYPQKRAEFIVENRKLLGKLKNLVKGDPFQSREFLVRNAKGIGWKEASHFLRNTGVEDLAILDKHVLRLMKRHGLIQEIPKGWSKKRYLYVEEILRKVAEAFGESPGKFDLYLWYLVKGKVDK